One genomic region from Drosophila subpulchrella strain 33 F10 #4 breed RU33 chromosome 2R, RU_Dsub_v1.1 Primary Assembly, whole genome shotgun sequence encodes:
- the LOC119550579 gene encoding immune-induced peptide 4: protein MKFFQAAAVLLAMFAALVNAEPVPQPGHVLIQTDNTQYIRTG from the exons ATGAAGTTCTTCCAAGCCGCTGCCGTTCTCCTGGCCATGTTCGCTGCCCTCGTCAACGCTGAGCCCGTTCCCCAAC CCGGACACGTCCTCATCCAGACCGACAACACCCAGTACATCCGCACCGGTTAG
- the LOC119551287 gene encoding immune-induced peptide 14, whose amino-acid sequence MNCLKICGFVFALIAALATAEAGTQVINAGGHTLIQTDRSQYIRKN is encoded by the exons ATGAACTGTCTGAAGATCTGCGGCTTTGTCTTTGCCCTAATCGCTGCTTTGGCGACGGCAGAAGCTG GAACCCAAGTCATCAATGCGGGCGGACACACACTGATTCAAACCGATCGCTCTCAGTATATACGCAAAAACTGA
- the LOC119550975 gene encoding putative carbonic anhydrase 5, producing the protein MFIPMFDHFWWKFINCFGLVMKLAEDSRVIMMLVSCIMAVAFILNIHSGRTILRDVVNALANRRLKAKLDRRPSPINIAENRVTKRQLKLPLKWRHYEDLPMATVLENNGSTVILRIYTALNFLPHLSGGELTGKYHFVEAIFKWGTFRSEHSIGKYQFCLEMQALHRCPQETGALEFLTLSYLFAVSRVKNESLKGICDNLKWILHPGSSIELPPFELESLLRPFTGGHYSYHGTYDNGDVILPTIWLINSEISHVSSHQLAHFGALYRRDGKRNSTNSRLEQPLGKRNVYLNI; encoded by the coding sequence ATGTTCATCCCGATGTTTGACCACTTTTGGTGGAAGTTTATCAACTGTTTCGGCCTGGTTATGAAATTGGCCGAGGATTCGCGGGTAATTATGATGCTGGTCAGCTGCATTATGGCCGTGGCTTTTATCCTAAACATTCATTCGGGGAGAACTATCCTCCGGGATGTGGTAAATGCGTTGGCCAACAGGAGGTTGAAAGCGAAGCTAGATCGCCGGCCCTCACCGATTAATATTGCGGAGAATCGGGTGACCAAAAGGCAGTTAAAGCTGCCTCTTAAGTGGAGGCACTACGAGGATCTTCCGATGGCTACTGTTTTGGAGAACAATGGAAGTACGGTGATCCTGCGCATATACACTGCCCTCAACTTTCTGCCCCACCTGAGTGGAGGTGAGTTGACCGGTAAATACCACTTCGTAGAGGCCATCTTCAAGTGGGGCACCTTCCGATCCGAGCACTCAATTGGCAAGTATCAGTTCTGTCTGGAGATGCAAGCCCTGCATCGATGTCCCCAGGAAACAGGAGCCTTGGAGTTCCTCACCTTGTCCTATCTATTCGCCGTGAGCCGCGTCAAGAACGAATCACTCAAGGGGATCTGCGATAACCTCAAGTGGATCCTGCACCCAGGATCTTCGATTGAACTGCCTCCCTTCGAGTTGGAGTCTCTGCTTCGTCCTTTTACCGGAGGTCACTACAGCTATCACGGCACCTACGACAACGGAGATGTGATATTGCCCACCATCTGGCTCATCAACTCGGAGATCTCCCATGTCAGTTCGCATCAGTTGGCCCACTTTGGAGCCCTCTATCGTAGGGATGGCAAAAGGAACTCGACTAATTCCCGACTGGAACAGCCGCTGGGAAAACGTAATGTGTACCTTAATATCTAA
- the LOC119551286 gene encoding inositol-pentakisphosphate 2-kinase isoform X4: MTAVRETHSPGARIGIGIEIGQKLKLKPQLQPHRTAKNLHALLDLPAAMELRQIELIYRAEGNANLVLALPQFKKVLRLPKMISSRLRQEKQHKPEDGVAQPEGQRDSSADAGAEKAGDLTMPDFMAYIGIMRRLLGNEFVCGADIVAIPKEDDRFWINEHIRDQRPVSRLDKEFVGPFGLLLPDVTQLPATFDVLLANLQAKGKTGDETGDGGGAAAGTRTGNRSSVRRLGDTYAIEIKPKQGWLQLASDVNDLFDLMPAGAETKPKEEPRNREEQEPSPRDKCWCRFCSMQLLKLHNGKIKRLGHYCPLDLFSGAPGRMLDALDALLACPQNNLRVFQNGNLIYGDHANSISFDELHSRVFPGWYRLG, translated from the exons ATGACAGCTGTACGGGAGACCCACTCCCCGGGAGCCCGAATCGGCATCGGAATCGAAATCGGGCAAAAACTAAAGCTAAAGCCCCAGTTACAGCCACATCGGACGGCCAAGAATCTGCACGCCCTGCTGGATCTGCCCGCGGCGATGGAACTGCGCCAAATTGAGTTGATCTATCGGGCGGAGGGTAATGCAAATTTGGTGCTCGCCTTGCcgcaatttaaaaaagttttacgTTTGCCAAAAATGATATCCAGCAGACTGCGGCAGGAGAAGCAGCATAAGCCGGAGGATGGGGTTGCCCAGCCGGAAGGGCAACGCGACTCATCCGCCGATGCCGGGGCTGAAAAAG CTGGCGACTTGACAATGCCGGATTTTATGGCTTATATCgggataatgcgccgtctatTAGGAAATGAGTTTGTCTGCGGAGCGGATATTGTTGCCATACCGAAGGAAGACGATAGATTCTGGATAAACGAGCACATACGCGACCAAAGACCGG TTTCGCGTCTGGATAAGGAATTTGTGGGGCCATTCGGCCTGCTGCTGCCAGATGTGACCCAATTGCCTGCCACGTTCGATGTTTTACTTGCCAATTTACAG GCAAAGGGCAAAACAGGAGATGAAACTGGAGacggaggaggagcagcagcaggaacGAGGACTGGGAACAGGAGCAGTGTCCGTCGTCTGGGCGATACATATGCCATCGAAATAAAACCCAAACAAGGCTGGCTCCAGTTGGCAAGTGATGTCAAcgatttatttgatttaatgCCGGCAGGAGCAGAGACAAAGCCAAAGGAGGAGCCCCGCAATCGGGAGGAGCAGGAACCTTCACCCCGGGACAAGTGCTGGTGTCGCTTTTGCAGCATGCAGCTGCTGAAG CTGCACAATGGGAAAATCAAACGTTTGGGCCACTACTGTCCGCTGGATCTATTCTCCGG TGCACCCGGTCGTATGCTCGATGCCTTGGATGCACTTCTCGCCTGCCCGCAAAATAATTTACGTGTATTTCAGAACGGCAATTTAATTTATGGCGATCACGCGAATTCGATTTCCTTCGATGAATTGCACTCGCGTGTCTTTCCCGG CTGGTATCGCTTGGGATGA